The sequence below is a genomic window from Vibrio spartinae.
ATTCTCAGATTTTGGTTCGGTTTTCGGGAGTGTTTTCCAGAGTTCATTCACCTGAGACTGTAAATACATCTCACGTTGTTCCTGACGAATTTTTTCCTCAGTAATCGATATTTTTTCCGGTCTTTTGTACCGATCCACACCGAAATTCATCAGGGCATGACACGAATCTAAAGTATCCTCGACTTCGGTGACGCCATACTTTTCTTCACACTCGCGGATGTAGTTTTTGGCGAATAGTAAGTAGTCGATGATCGAACTGGCATCTGTCCAAGCTTGAAATAGATAGTTCCCTTTAAAGAATGAATTATGCCCATAGCAGGCATGAGCCATCACCAGTGCTTGCATCGTGACGGTGTTTTCTTCCATCAGATAAGCAATGCAAGGGTCAGAATTGATGACAATCTCATAGGCTAATCCCATTTGGCCATGTTTATAACCTTGTTCTGTCTGAATGAATTTCTTCCCGAAAGACCAGTGGCTGTAATTGATCGGCATACCAATACTTGAGTAAGCATCCATCATTTGTTCAGACGTGATGACCTCTATCTGATTGGGATAGGTATCAAGACGATAATGCTCTGCAACCCGCTTGATTTCGATGTGATAGCGTTCGAGTAAATCAAAGGTCCAGTCCGGTCCGTCCGGGAGCCGTTTACTTTGGTGCTTGTCAGGTGTCGACTTTGTTTTGGTTACCATTCAAAAGTCCCTCCTAAGCTGTTGTTTCTTTCTGAAACAATTCCCTGAATACGGGGAAAATATCATCCACGGACTGAATATTTTTCATGGCAAAGTTATCAAAACTTGCCTGTAACTTTTCATATTCATGCCAGAGTGTCTGATGAGAGCGGTGTGTGATTTCAATATATGCGTAATATTGACAGCAGGGTAGTAGGTTTTCAGTGAGTACTGAACGACAGCGAGGGGAGTCATCGGCCCAGTTATCACCGTCAGATGCTTGCGCTGCGTAGATATTCCACTGATTAACCGGATAACGTTCTTCCACGATTTCATGCATCAATTTGAGGGCACTGGATACAATGGTTCCTCCGGTTTCTTGTGAGTAGAAAAACTCATGTTCATCCACTTCTTTTGCTTGCGTATGATGACGGATGAATACCACTTCAACATTTTTGTACGTCCGGGTTAAAAATAGATAGAGCAGGACATAAAAACGTTTCGCAATATCTTTAGTCGCCTGATCCATTGAGCCTGAAACATCCATCAGACAAAACATGACGGCTTGACTGGAAGGGATAGGACGTTTCTCATAGTTTTTATAACGTAAATCGAACGTATCAATAAATGGGACTTGATCGATCTTTTTACGGATATCCAGGATTTCCTGTTGGAGGCGCTTCTCTTCCAGTGGTTGTGCCGGCTCCAGATCCTGAATTTCTGCCAGTGTTTCTTCGAGCTCGTGAAGCAGACGACGTTTTCCGGAAGTCATGGCAGTTCTTCTTGCCAGTGATTGTTGCAGTGAACGCACAATCGAAATATTGGCCGGGACACCTGCCGTTTGATAGCCGGAACGATGCGTTTTCCATTCGACGATGCGATTGACTTGCTGTTTCTTCAGATTCGGCAAAGCCAAGTCGTCAAATAAGATATCCAGATATTCATCTTTGGATATCTGGAAAACAAAGTCATCGCTGCCTTCACCATCGGCACTGGCATCTCCCTGACCGGATCCGCTGCCGCCCCCTTGTTGTGGACGGTCTATTTTATCACCTGTGATAAATTGATCATTTCCGGGATGCACTCGTTCTTTCAGGCCACCTTTCCCTTCGTGAAAACTTGGCTCTTTAATGTCTTTACTGGGGATTGCGATGTCTTCCCCTGATTCGGTATTGGTAATTGAGCGACGATTTACCGCATCCGCAATCGACTCTTTGATTTGTTGTTTGTGGCGGCGGAGAAAACGTTGGCGATTCACCGCACTCTTATTTTTACCATTTAATCTTCTGTCAATAAATTGCGCCATGAATATCCCCTTTACTTAACATCACCGAACAACAACCCAGTCGGGTCTATGAGTTGTCGTGTGGCTCTCTCAGCACGGAGGCAGCAGCGGTTGATAACCGTATTTCTCAACGCGCTATCGTCGAATTGCACCTCTTTCAAGTTGACGTATCATAACATTTGAAAGTGATGTTTTTTGACGTCAGCCTCCGATCACCGAGCGTATGGTGTAAGATGACTATGACGATTTACGAACACGTAAATACCATTCGGATAACAATCTGACTTGTTTCTCGGTATAGCCTTTTTCCATCATCCGCGCGACGAAATCATCATGTTTTCTCTGTTCTTCAGAGGATGTTTTCGTATTGAAAGAAATAACCGGTAAGAGCTCCTCTGTATTGGAGAACATTTTTTTCTCAATGACAGTGCGTAGTTTTTCATAACTGGTCCATACAGGATTTTTACCACTGTTATTCGCTCTGGCACGTAAAACAAAGTTAACGATTTCATTCCGGAAATCTTTTGGATTACTGATACCGGCAGTTTTTTCTATTTTTTCCAGCTCACTATTGAGAGCGGAGCGATCAAACAGTTGACCGGTTTCCGGATCGCGATATTCCTGATCCTGAATCCAAAAGTCAGCATAAGTGACATAACGGTCAAAAATGTTTTGGCCATATTCAGAATAAGACTCCAGATAAGCGGTCTGGATCTCTTTGCCGATGAACTCAACGTATCTTGGTACCAGATAACCTTTGAGATACTCGAGATACCGTTCGGCAGTATCTTGAGGGAACTGCTCCCGCTCTATCTGCTGTTCGATGACATAAAACAGATGCACTGGGTTGGCCGCAACTTCTGTCTGATCAAAGTTGAACACCCGGGAAAGTATCTTGAAGGCAAAACGAGTGGATAATCCGTTCATCCCTTCATCAACCCCGGCATAGTCTCGATACTCCTGATAGCTCTTCGCTTTGGGGTCGGTATCTTTGAGTGTCTCGCCATCGTATACCCGCATTTTGGAGAAAATGGACGAGTTTTCCGGTACTTTGAGGCGAGATAAAACACTAAATTGTGCCAGTGTTTCTAAGGTGCTCGGTGAGCATGGCGCAAGAGAAAGTTCGCTGTGATCCAATAGTTTTTGATAGATTTTGACTTCTTCCGATACGCGTAAGCAGTAAGGCACTTTGACGATATAAACCCGGTCAAGGAATGCTTCGTTGTTTTTATTGTTCCGGAATGCTTGCCATTCTGACTCATTCGAGTGAGCGAGGATCATGCCTTCAAATGGCAAGGCGGATAAACCTTCCGTGCCGTTATAGTTGCCTTCCTGAGTCGCTGTCAGCAGGGGATGCAGCACTTTAATTGGTGCTTTAAACATCTCGACAAATTCCATCAAGCCCTGATTGGAGCGGCAAAGTGCGCCAGAATAGCTATACGCATCCGGATCATCTTGAGAGAAATGTTCCAGTTTACGAATATCAACCTTACCAACTAATGAAGAAATGTCTTGGTTGTTTTCATCTCCCGGTTCGGTTTTTGCAATAGCAACTTGATCCAGTATTGATGGGCGTAATTTGACGACTTTGAATTTAGTGATATCTCCTCCAAATTCATGCAGTCGTTTGGCTGCCCATGGGGACATAATGCTCCGGAGATAGCGTTGATCAATACCGTATTCGGTTTTGAGTAGTTCACCGTCTTCACTGATATCGAACAGGCTGAATGGATGATCATTCACCGGACTACGTTGCCCGTTTGCACTGAGTACATAGATGGGCATCTGTTGCATTAATGATTTTAGTTTTTCTGCAAGTGATGATTTACCCCCCCCGACAGGGCCGAGTAAATAGAGAATTTGTTTCCGTTCTTCAAGCCCTTGAGCAGCATGTTTCAGATAAGAAACGATCTGCTCAATAGATTCTTCCATCCCGTAAAAGTCTTTAAAGGTATCATAACGAGAAATCACCCGATTCGAGAAAATACGGCTCAAACGGGGATCTTTTGATGTATCGATAACTTTAGGCTCACCAATGGCTAATAGTAGACGCTCGGCAGCGTTGGCATAGGCACTTTTATCTTCTTTACATAATTGTAAGAAGTCTTGTAGTGATATCTCTTCTTCCTTCGCTGCTTCATAACGCGCTTGAAAATGGTCGAATATACTCATAGCTCATTCCCTCTAAAATGTCTTGACGACATGTCAACGCTTCAACACAAATCGCACACTCCTTAAGACTAGTCGCTAATTAGCAATTCTGCTTAAAAAATATGCGTTTAATCAAAAAAATTGGCCTGCGTCATACTGGGTGTTTAAATGATTTGTTAAATGAATGTTTTATCAATTTAACAAAAAATTGCGCACGGTGGAGGGCATCGAATGGCCTCGATAGAAAGGAGATGGTTTTCGTTTGAGTGATGAATTCGATTGATCGAGTTTTCGGGCGATCCCTAGGTTATCGCCCGGATTTGCATGATGAGTTAAGCGTTAAAAATCTGCTGAAATTCAGAGACAGAGAGGTGATATTGACGGGGACACGACTGCCATTTCGCTGCCATACGACGGTATTTATCCAGCATGGGCACCTGACTGTTAAACTGGTGCTCACCCTGTTCAAAGTGGGTATATAACCCTTCGGAGTTGACTAAAAAGCGAACATAGTGAACCAATTGCGTTTCTGTTGATAAATCAAAGCCTAAAAATAGCAGGCGTCTTGAATCAATCTTGTCTTGATCTCCTTCAGTCAACTGCTTATAGGACTCTTGCATCGCATGGTACATTTCCATGATATTGATGATTTCACTGCATTCATTCTCTGGCAAACAGCCGAATTCTTTATCCAGCTCCCGGATGTGCAATTCATAACCACGTTCAATAATTGTTCTGAAACGCTTATATTTTTCAGCATTTTCTGGGTCAAGCTGTGTCATCAATAAATATTGATTGGATAGGATAAGGCGTTGAGCATTGGTCATTTCCATATCAAATTCCTACTCGAATGATAAAAAATTGTTATCAGTAGAGTAACGTGAATTGTGTGCCTGAAACATGATCTCAATACAGATTTTATTGGATTTGTATGATTTGATTACCGAAATGTTGCATTTCTGAACATCTCGGTAAGTTTGGTTTTTCGTGGTTAATATTTCACATTGGCATGATATTGACTCAAAATTGAAACGATATTATCCATCGTCTCTTTTGACGGGGGCTGAACACCATCAAGGGGGTAGTCTATGCCCATGGCTTCCCATTTATGCGCCCCGAGTTTGTGATAGGGGAGAAGCTCTATTTTCTCAATATTATCCATGTCTTGAATAAATTGACCTAACTGATGAGCAGCATCTTCATCGTCAGTATATCCGGGCACAATCACATAGCGAATCCATGTTGTCTGACCGATTTTATGCAGGTAGCGGGCGAAGTCTAACGTTCGGTGATTGGATACACCGATGAGCTTTTGGTGAATCTCATCCTGCATGTGTTTGATATCCAGCATCACTAAATCGGTGACGTCAAGCAGTTCATCAATGACGGGTGTATGTTTGCGGACATAGCCATTGGTATCAAGGCAGGTATGCATTCCTTCTGCTTTGGCAGCCCTGAAAAAATCTCTGACAAATTCAGGTTGTAGAACTGCTTCCCCACCAGAACAGGTTACACCACCACCCGATGCATTCATAAAATGGCGGTAAGATTTGGCTTCTTGAATGATATCTTCGACAGAAATCAGTTTTCCTGCATGAACGTCCCAAGTATCTCTGTTATGGCAATACATGCAGCGCATCAAACACCCTTGCATGAACACAATGAAACGAATACCCGGGCCATCAACGGTGCCACATGTCTCAAAAGAATGGATACGACCTAGAGTTGACATGATGATTTCTCTTTGGAGGATTTACCCGTCATTTTATTACATTTCCATGCAATGATATAGATCTAAGTCACCAGACCATGCTGAATGCCTGCGTTTTTTGAGCACTGATTTTTGAATGAGTCAGACTCAAAAATCATGTTGTTTTGAATCCTTTTAATTCTGATTCTCATACCAGAAGAGTTGCGCGAATGGCGGCCTCTACAGCCCAAACGCTTAGCCTATTTTTCTGTATAAAGTTGTAGTAATTTTGTGACGCGTGTAATAAATTTGTTGATGACAAAAGGATTGATATTGGTCCAAAAAATTTGCTTTTTAAAACTCTGACTTGAGTGAAGGATATTGTGGTCATGGATGTACTGAAATTATCGCAAAAGCGGAAGATTGCTATTTTTATTGTTGTTTTATGTTTTGGTTTTTTAGCGATGGGGGGATTTATTGCACGGAAGTTATCAATGATGACATCTCAGTATGATCTGAGTGGGGGGATTTCTCAGGGGACAACCAAGTTATATGCCTCTCAGACAAAATTATTGTCTCTGGCTGCAGAAAGGAATGCGCTCCAGATCAAAGATGTTGCTCGCGTGACTGAATTACTGACAGAATTGAGTCACGATATCGATAAGGACGTGATTTTTCTTAAAAATGCCGGTTTTGAGCGTGAAGGTAAGATGCTCTTTGAAGCCATGAGCCGATTTGAAAACGCGATGCATCCTTGGCTGAAAACTAAATCTGAATTGGGTTTTAACTTCAGTGAGGGGAAAGAGGGTGAATTGACGGAGCTCGCAGCGCAGATCGAGGCAAAGATTGAAGAGACCGGGATGGTGACGATTCGTTCTGATTTTCGGGCGATGATCAAAGCTCAGCAAAATTATCTATTGTCACCCAATGATAAAAATCTCAAGTTATTCAACCGTGCGATGGCGACCTTTATCAACACCTCTAAACTTTACGCAGCGCTGTCGAGCTATCAATCGGAAGTTGACCGATTTAAACAGACCTTTGCACGGGTTGGTGAATTGTCTCAGCAAGTAGAAAATTATGAACTGGAACTCTCGGCATCAGAACAAGCCGTTCAGCAACTAATTCAGAATGCTTCAGAGCAATTAAAAACAGTCAGTCGTGATTATCAGCAGACCGCTCATCGGGAGGCGACACAAACATTATGGTCGGTGATGGCAGCTTGTGCAGCGCTTGCTGCGATTACCATTGCCATCTTTATTACCCTGAGATTATCTCTGACGCGCGCGCTGACGCAGACAAAAACCTTTCTGGATGCGTTGTCTCAAGGTGATTTATCAAAGCGGTTACCGATCTCGGCCAATCCTGAGGATGAGTTTAATCAACTGGCTATCGCTTTGAATGATAGTTGTGAACATCTAGGAGTGTTGGTGAATCAGGTACAGAAAAACAGTCAAGCACTGTCTGGTGACGCGGCTGATCTCAATGATGGTTTAGACCAGCTCATGTCCTCCCAGACCCAGATCGTCCGTCAAACTGATTTGCTTGCTTCTGCGACGGAGCAAGTCAGTGTTACGACTCAGGAAGTTAGTAACTCACTTGAGTTTGTGGCGGATGTGAGCCAAGCATCAACCACAGCAGCACTGTCAGGGGGCGAAATTATTGAGACGGCTATTCAGTCCATTCAGGATGTCGGCAATATTTTGAATTCAGCGGCCGGGCATATTCAGCAGCTTGAGTCGGCTTCAGAGAAAGTTGATGCCGTGATGGACATTATCAATGGGATTGCTGAACAGACCAATTTACTGGCTTTAAATGCTGCGATTGAAGCTGCCCGGGCTGGTGAACAGGGACGGGGTTTTGCTGTTGTTGCTGATGAAGTCCGCAACCTCGCTGTCAAAACTGTCGATGCTGTATCTGAGATAACCGAAACCATTGAGACGATGAAACGTGAAAGTGCAGAAGTGATTCAGTATATCTCTGAGTCTGAAGGTTCAATGAAACGTGGGCAAGAGCAGGGACAGGAAGCGATACAGGCGCTTTCTCATATCACTGAAAAAACCAGTGAAGCCGCCAATCAGACAGTCATGATTTTTGAATCAATTAAAGAATTAGCGGTCACCAGTCACTCGATGGCCGATAACATGGTACAGATTTCATCTTCGATGAAAAACTTAGAAGAGAATAATCAACGGCTCAGAAAAACCAGCAAGGTTGTGGCTCAGCGTTCAACTCATCTTTCTGAGGATTGTCAGCGTTTTGCGGTATAAGTTCAGTGTTTATTATTGAGTTTTCACATTAACTGAGATTGATAAAAAAGAAACCTCCGGCAAAACCGGAGGTTTCTCATATGCGCCTATAAGGCTCTCCTACCAGCAGCGCCCTAGCAGGCGTATATGATCTGACATTTGTATTCGACTATTTCTTGCCGCCCGTCAACGAGCTTCCTAGATATGGGAGCGATAGCTGCTCTCTCATTTTGTCCTCATACAACTGTAATCTTAGCGGTAAGCTTTACGGGCCCCCAACCTAGCTGAGGGTTTTCTTTGCACAATAAAAAAGCTCCCCGAAGGGAGCTTTTTTTATCAGGACTCGATTTTAATCAGGTCTCAATGCTTAAAGCGTTTCAGTGAAAGTACGTGCAATCACATCAGCTTGTTGTTCTGCTGTCAGAGAATTAAAGCGAACAGCATAACC
It includes:
- a CDS encoding YeaH/YhbH family protein, whose translation is MAQFIDRRLNGKNKSAVNRQRFLRRHKQQIKESIADAVNRRSITNTESGEDIAIPSKDIKEPSFHEGKGGLKERVHPGNDQFITGDKIDRPQQGGGSGSGQGDASADGEGSDDFVFQISKDEYLDILFDDLALPNLKKQQVNRIVEWKTHRSGYQTAGVPANISIVRSLQQSLARRTAMTSGKRRLLHELEETLAEIQDLEPAQPLEEKRLQQEILDIRKKIDQVPFIDTFDLRYKNYEKRPIPSSQAVMFCLMDVSGSMDQATKDIAKRFYVLLYLFLTRTYKNVEVVFIRHHTQAKEVDEHEFFYSQETGGTIVSSALKLMHEIVEERYPVNQWNIYAAQASDGDNWADDSPRCRSVLTENLLPCCQYYAYIEITHRSHQTLWHEYEKLQASFDNFAMKNIQSVDDIFPVFRELFQKETTA
- a CDS encoding PrkA family serine protein kinase translates to MSIFDHFQARYEAAKEEEISLQDFLQLCKEDKSAYANAAERLLLAIGEPKVIDTSKDPRLSRIFSNRVISRYDTFKDFYGMEESIEQIVSYLKHAAQGLEERKQILYLLGPVGGGKSSLAEKLKSLMQQMPIYVLSANGQRSPVNDHPFSLFDISEDGELLKTEYGIDQRYLRSIMSPWAAKRLHEFGGDITKFKVVKLRPSILDQVAIAKTEPGDENNQDISSLVGKVDIRKLEHFSQDDPDAYSYSGALCRSNQGLMEFVEMFKAPIKVLHPLLTATQEGNYNGTEGLSALPFEGMILAHSNESEWQAFRNNKNNEAFLDRVYIVKVPYCLRVSEEVKIYQKLLDHSELSLAPCSPSTLETLAQFSVLSRLKVPENSSIFSKMRVYDGETLKDTDPKAKSYQEYRDYAGVDEGMNGLSTRFAFKILSRVFNFDQTEVAANPVHLFYVIEQQIEREQFPQDTAERYLEYLKGYLVPRYVEFIGKEIQTAYLESYSEYGQNIFDRYVTYADFWIQDQEYRDPETGQLFDRSALNSELEKIEKTAGISNPKDFRNEIVNFVLRARANNSGKNPVWTSYEKLRTVIEKKMFSNTEELLPVISFNTKTSSEEQRKHDDFVARMMEKGYTEKQVRLLSEWYLRVRKSS
- a CDS encoding YfbU family protein, whose protein sequence is MEMTNAQRLILSNQYLLMTQLDPENAEKYKRFRTIIERGYELHIRELDKEFGCLPENECSEIINIMEMYHAMQESYKQLTEGDQDKIDSRRLLFLGFDLSTETQLVHYVRFLVNSEGLYTHFEQGEHQFNSQVPMLDKYRRMAAKWQSCPRQYHLSVSEFQQIFNA
- the pflA gene encoding pyruvate formate lyase 1-activating protein → MSTLGRIHSFETCGTVDGPGIRFIVFMQGCLMRCMYCHNRDTWDVHAGKLISVEDIIQEAKSYRHFMNASGGGVTCSGGEAVLQPEFVRDFFRAAKAEGMHTCLDTNGYVRKHTPVIDELLDVTDLVMLDIKHMQDEIHQKLIGVSNHRTLDFARYLHKIGQTTWIRYVIVPGYTDDEDAAHQLGQFIQDMDNIEKIELLPYHKLGAHKWEAMGIDYPLDGVQPPSKETMDNIVSILSQYHANVKY
- a CDS encoding methyl-accepting chemotaxis protein, with the protein product MDVLKLSQKRKIAIFIVVLCFGFLAMGGFIARKLSMMTSQYDLSGGISQGTTKLYASQTKLLSLAAERNALQIKDVARVTELLTELSHDIDKDVIFLKNAGFEREGKMLFEAMSRFENAMHPWLKTKSELGFNFSEGKEGELTELAAQIEAKIEETGMVTIRSDFRAMIKAQQNYLLSPNDKNLKLFNRAMATFINTSKLYAALSSYQSEVDRFKQTFARVGELSQQVENYELELSASEQAVQQLIQNASEQLKTVSRDYQQTAHREATQTLWSVMAACAALAAITIAIFITLRLSLTRALTQTKTFLDALSQGDLSKRLPISANPEDEFNQLAIALNDSCEHLGVLVNQVQKNSQALSGDAADLNDGLDQLMSSQTQIVRQTDLLASATEQVSVTTQEVSNSLEFVADVSQASTTAALSGGEIIETAIQSIQDVGNILNSAAGHIQQLESASEKVDAVMDIINGIAEQTNLLALNAAIEAARAGEQGRGFAVVADEVRNLAVKTVDAVSEITETIETMKRESAEVIQYISESEGSMKRGQEQGQEAIQALSHITEKTSEAANQTVMIFESIKELAVTSHSMADNMVQISSSMKNLEENNQRLRKTSKVVAQRSTHLSEDCQRFAV